A window of Exiguobacterium sp. FSL W8-0210 contains these coding sequences:
- a CDS encoding THUMP domain-containing class I SAM-dependent RNA methyltransferase, whose protein sequence is MAKRLVIATAAMGIEALVAKEVRALGYECTVEDGKVYIDCEMEDIPRLNMWLRTADRIKLVVAEFRATTFEKLFDQVKALPWHELMPWDANFIVNGRSVKSKLFSIRDCQKITEKAIVSHMQEQYNKGTEWLPKTGASYPIEVALLKDIATLTIDTSGDALHKRGYREFHSAAPLKETMAAAMLMLTNWKPDMPLYDVFTGSGTLAIEAAMIGRNIAPGINREFVSQEWKCIPKKAWFDAINEANDKAEWDKPLKIYASDVDPEMVKLAKTNAELADVRDAINVMQRDAADFKPKEDFGVIIGNPPYGERLEDAREVHQLYRKIGTAYKEFPYYSVYMITSYVEFEKAYGRPATKRRKLYNGNIEVQFYQYYGLRRKRPQA, encoded by the coding sequence ATGGCAAAACGCTTAGTCATCGCGACAGCGGCGATGGGAATCGAAGCGCTCGTCGCAAAAGAAGTCCGTGCGTTAGGATATGAATGTACGGTCGAGGACGGAAAGGTCTACATCGATTGTGAGATGGAGGACATTCCCCGTTTGAACATGTGGCTTCGGACAGCGGACCGGATCAAACTCGTCGTCGCTGAGTTCCGCGCGACGACATTCGAAAAATTGTTCGATCAAGTCAAGGCACTGCCGTGGCACGAATTGATGCCATGGGATGCGAACTTCATCGTCAACGGTCGTTCGGTCAAGTCGAAGCTGTTCTCGATCCGTGACTGTCAGAAGATCACCGAGAAAGCGATCGTCTCGCACATGCAAGAACAGTACAACAAAGGAACGGAATGGTTACCAAAGACAGGCGCGAGCTATCCGATCGAAGTTGCTTTGTTAAAAGACATCGCGACATTAACGATCGATACGTCTGGCGACGCGTTACACAAACGTGGCTACCGTGAGTTCCACTCGGCCGCTCCACTCAAAGAGACGATGGCAGCAGCGATGCTGATGCTGACGAACTGGAAGCCGGACATGCCGCTCTACGACGTCTTCACTGGTTCAGGTACACTGGCGATCGAAGCGGCGATGATCGGGCGTAATATCGCACCAGGGATCAACCGGGAGTTCGTCTCACAGGAATGGAAATGCATTCCGAAGAAGGCGTGGTTCGATGCGATCAACGAAGCAAACGACAAAGCCGAATGGGACAAACCACTGAAGATTTACGCAAGTGATGTCGACCCAGAGATGGTCAAGCTCGCGAAAACAAACGCAGAACTCGCAGACGTCCGCGATGCGATCAACGTCATGCAACGCGACGCAGCAGACTTCAAACCGAAGGAAGACTTCGGTGTCATCATCGGGAACCCACCTTACGGGGAACGTCTCGAGGACGCACGTGAAGTCCATCAGCTATATCGCAAGATTGGAACGGCGTATAAAGAATTCCCATACTACAGTGTCTACATGATCACGTCGTATGTCGAGTTCGAAAAAGCGTACGGTCGTCCAGCGACGAAGCGCCGGAAGCTGTACAACGGGAATATTGAAGTTCAGTTTTATCAGTATTATGGTTTGCGTCGGAAACGTCCGCAGGCTTAA